GTTCCGGGCGGTATCGTGATCAATGTCGCCGGGCCGCATTCCGGCAAGGTGAACGCGCTGCTTGAAGGCGATCCCGGCATCAGGATCGGCCATCGCCCGCTACGGCAGGAAGTGGTGCAGATCAAGCCACCGGAACGCCTCGGTTATTCCCGGGAAGGACTGATTGTCTCCGACAACGACATTGCGGTCTATGTCAAACCCGGCAGCGGCGGCCAGCTGATGATCGGCAGCCAGAACCCGGCCTGCGACGTCCATATCGAGGAAAACCCGGACAACTTTGCGCGCGACCTCACCGATCGCGCGCTGGCCTATGCCTATCGCTATTCGCAGCGCCTGCCCGAGCTTGGCGTTTCGCAGCATCCGGTCGGCATTGCCGATCTTTATGATGCCACCGACGACTGGCTGCCGGTCTATGACCGCACCGATGTCGACGGCTATTACCTGGCCATCGGCACCAGCGGCAACCAGTTCAAGAACGCGCCGGTTGCAGGCCGCCTGATGACCGATCTCATCTCCTACTGCGAAGACGGCGGCGACCAGGACAACGCGCCCTTGCAGTTCCGTCTCAGCCATGTCGACCATGCCCTCAACACGGCGACCTTCTCCAGAAAGCGGGAATTGACGAAAGAAAGTTCCTTCTCCGTGCTGGGGTGACCCGACCGCCGGGAACCGGAAATCCACCGTGGTCGAATCGCACATTTCAGGGTAAGCAACCGGGTCTGATCCCGAAGGAGCTTCTCCGTGGCCTGGTCCCCGCAACAAGATGACGCCCTGCAGCAAACCGCCGACTGGCTGAAGCGCGGCGACCGTCAGGTGTTCCGCCTGTTTGGCTACGCAGGCACCGGCAAGACCACGCTTGCACGTCATCTCGCCGAAGGCATCGACGGGGACGTGTGCTTTGGTGCTTTCACTGGCAAGGCAGCCCATGTTCTGCGCCAGAAGGGCTGTGAGGATGCCGGGACGATCCATTCGCTGATCTACCGTCCGCGCTCCGCCAAGGAGGAAGAAGAGCTCGATGACGATGAGGAGGACAGCGGACCGCAATTCGCCATCAAGCGCGACAGCGCAGCGGCCACGGCGAGCCTGATCGTCATCGACGAATGTTCGATGGTCGACGAAGAGCTCGGCAAGGATCTTCTGTCCTTCGGCACGCCGGTGCTTGTCCTGGGCGACCCTGCCCAGTTGCCACCGGTCAAGGGCGGAGGCTATTTTACCGAAGCCGAACCGGATGTGATGCTGACCGAGGTTCACCGGCAGGCTCAGGACAATCCGATCGTGCGCATGTCCATGACCATCCGGGACGGCGGCCAGCTCGATTATGGCGTCTTTGGCGAGAGCAAGGTCATTCACCGGCGCGAGATCGACAAGGACCAGATCCTGGACGCCGACCAGGTGCTGGTCGGAACCAACAAGACCCGCCGGCTCTATAACGGACGCATCCGGGAGCTGAAGGAATTCGACACGCCGATGCCGGCTGTCGGTGACAAACTCGTCTGCCTGCGCAATGACAAGACCAAGGGATTGCTCAATGGCGGTCTCTGGACGGTCAAGCGGCTACGACCGCCGCGTGGCAACACGCTTCGTTTCGATGTTGTGTCGGAGGACGAACTTTCGCGGACGGCCGTGAAGGTAAAGGTGCTGCCGGCCATGTTCGAGGATGGCGCCGAGGCCATACCCTATACCATCCGGCGCAAGGCCGACGAATTCGACTACGGTTATGCGCTCACCGTGCACAAGGCCCAGGGCTCACAATGGGACAGCGTCGTCCTGTTCGACGAAAGCTGGGCGTTTCGCGAACACAAGAGCCGCTGGCTCTATACGGCCGTCACCCGGGCGGCCGAGCGGATTACTGTCGTAAGATAGGCGAATTCAAGGCGCTGTCGGAAAACCCGGCCAGCTCGTCCCGCACCGGCAGGGATTGCAGGCCGGTCTCGACAAAGGTCTTCAGCTCGGGCTCGCTGATGCCACTGCGGCCAAGAAGCGCGATTGCCGAAAACTGTCCGTCGAGGAAGGTCGCCGCGCGGTCGATATCCGCGTCATCGCGAAGCTCACCAGCGTCTGCGGCTTTCAGCAAGCGGTCCCGGATCGCGTTGAACCGCGACTCGCGCAAGCCGGTGACCACCTCCTGGTGACGTTCCGGTCCGTAGGTGCAGTCCACCAGCGCATTGACCAGGAAACAGCCCGCCGGCGTGTTCCGGTCGAGCGTCAGGTCGGCAATGGCGCCGAGGAAATCGCGGAAGTCGCTGACAACATCCTTGCTTGCAAGGTTCAGCCTGGCAAAGACCGGTCCGCCATAGGTTTCGAAGTAATGGAGCAGCGCCTTTTCAAACAGCGCTTCCTTGTCGCCAAAGGCTGCATAGAGGCCTGGCTTGGCCATTCCGGAGGCTTCCGCCAGATCGCTCATGGAGGTGCCCGAATAGCCGTTCTGCCAGAAGGCCACCATCACGGAATGAAGCGCGTCCTTGGTACTCACTTTTCTCGGTCGGCCACGGGCCATCGGTCTGTCCTCCCTATAACAAACCGTCCGCCCAAGTCCTGCGGGTGCCCACTTACCCGGCGCCTGAGCTACGCCGCCATCGCGGCTCGGATCTGCATGATGCGAAATCAAACACGGTATTTTGTCAAAAGGATAGCGTGTCCTTTTGAACGCAGAATACGCATTTTATTGCAGCACGTACACAAAAACGGCAGATTCAACCCATAAGCGCGTACCAAATTGCATGCGGTTGTGCAATTCAGACGATCCGGTTTCAGGTCGGGTTTGAGAACGGAAGAAAACCTTACTGAATCGAGCGATTTCCGAAATGATGGTGGAAGGAGCCCTCTGGTCTCTTTTCCACCCGATTGAGGCGGCTTATCTTCGCGGCTCGGATTTTCAGTAGCGAAAGCACCTTCGTAAATGGCAAGTGTTCCCACCTCTGACACCACCCTTCCTGCCACCAAGGCACCTGCCGGCGCCGAAACGGCGCTGCGCATCGCACACCGGATAGCGAACGAAATCGGCTGCAAGGCCGGTCAGGTCAACGCCACCGTTCAGATGCTCGATGAAGGTTCGACCGTGCCCTTCATCGCCCGCTACCGCAAGGAAGCCACCGGCGGCCTGGATGACAGCCAGCTGCGCAAACTGGAAGAGCGCCTGATCTACCTTCGGGAGCTTGAGGACAGACGCGTTGCCATTACAA
This genomic interval from Labrenzia sp. VG12 contains the following:
- a CDS encoding ATP-dependent RecD-like DNA helicase, with translation MAWSPQQDDALQQTADWLKRGDRQVFRLFGYAGTGKTTLARHLAEGIDGDVCFGAFTGKAAHVLRQKGCEDAGTIHSLIYRPRSAKEEEELDDDEEDSGPQFAIKRDSAAATASLIVIDECSMVDEELGKDLLSFGTPVLVLGDPAQLPPVKGGGYFTEAEPDVMLTEVHRQAQDNPIVRMSMTIRDGGQLDYGVFGESKVIHRREIDKDQILDADQVLVGTNKTRRLYNGRIRELKEFDTPMPAVGDKLVCLRNDKTKGLLNGGLWTVKRLRPPRGNTLRFDVVSEDELSRTAVKVKVLPAMFEDGAEAIPYTIRRKADEFDYGYALTVHKAQGSQWDSVVLFDESWAFREHKSRWLYTAVTRAAERITVVR
- a CDS encoding TetR/AcrR family transcriptional regulator, translating into MARGRPRKVSTKDALHSVMVAFWQNGYSGTSMSDLAEASGMAKPGLYAAFGDKEALFEKALLHYFETYGGPVFARLNLASKDVVSDFRDFLGAIADLTLDRNTPAGCFLVNALVDCTYGPERHQEVVTGLRESRFNAIRDRLLKAADAGELRDDADIDRAATFLDGQFSAIALLGRSGISEPELKTFVETGLQSLPVRDELAGFSDSALNSPILRQ